A single region of the Capra hircus breed San Clemente chromosome X unlocalized genomic scaffold, ASM170441v1, whole genome shotgun sequence genome encodes:
- the LOC102187930 gene encoding uncharacterized protein LOC102187930, producing MRLAFGIHLVAALGFFFFKRENQAGLRALGWLGGLPPGSLRSGCLDWGPEGAARWGLWGLQPLGTVPPSSKSAGTGPVRPGSCDARCSAPGGSGQRLVETTWAPGAAGSPAAVGGERPLLAGHGWGCWAGQRPVPLEPVNPDSVDFDPVALGSVRSDTVALRLVFEGPVPVGSVPLDAMCLKPGPLVAEAIAGAPGEPAGRHTAAGLAAGCSRPANCGGPPPEQRA from the coding sequence atgaggTTGGCATTCGGGATTCATTTGGTGGCtgctcttggattttttttttttaagagagaaaaccAGGCAGGTCTCAGGGCTTTGGGGTGGCTGGGGGGCCTCCCTCCGGGGTCCCTGCGGTCTGGCTGCCTGGATTGGGGCCCCGAGGGGGCAGCACGGTGGGGGCTGTGGGGGCTGCAGCCACTGGGCACCGTACCACCCTCCAGTAAATCGGCCGGCACGGGACCTGTGAGGCCTGGATCCTGTGATGCGAGATGCTCGGCCCCGGGTGGCTCTGGACAGAGACTGGTGGAGACAACCTGGGCACCTGGGGCTGCAGGGAGTCCTGCTGCCGTCGGAGGTGAACGACCACTGCTGGCTGGGCATGGATGGGGGTGTTGGGCCGGGCAGCGCCCTGTGCCCCTGGAGCCTGTAAACCCAGACTCTGTGGACTTTGACCCTGTGGCCCTGGGGTCTGTGCGCTCAGATACTGTGGCCCTGAGGCTTGTGTTCGAGGGGCCTGTGCCCGTGGGGTCTGTGCCCCTGGACGCCATGTGCCTGAAGCCTGGGCCGCTGGTGGCTGAGGCCATTGCGGGGGCCCCTGGGGAACCAGCTGGTAGACACACGGCTGCGGGGCTTGCTGCTGGCTGCTCCAGACCAGCGAACTGCGGGGGACCTCCACCAGAGCAAAGGGCCTGA